The stretch of DNA TTTTGGCGATGAGACTGATGTAGTTTTTCAATCTCATAACTGGCCACACTGGGGAAAAGAAACTATAAAGGAATATATGCAAGATACAGCTGCGGTTTATCAATATATAAATAATCAAACATTGTATTGTATTAATCAAGGGATGACACCTGTTGAAATTTCAAGGAGTTTAAAACTTCCGGATAGGCTAAATAAAGTCTGGTATTGTCGTCAATATTATGGTACTCTAAGCCATAATATAAAAGCTGTTTATCAACGTTATATGGGTTGGTATGATGCTAATCCAGTCAATCTTAATCTGCTTACCCCTGAAGATACTGCAAAAAAATGGATTTCATATCTTGGTGATTTAGAAAAAGTTTTGAGTAAAGCGAAAGAGGATTTTGCACGAGGAGAGTACCAATGGGTAGCTCAGCTTACAAAGGAAATTGTGTTTGCTAAACCAAATTTTCAAGAAGCAAGAAATCTTTGTGCAATGGCACTTGAACAGCTTGGCTATCAAGCTGAGTGCGGTCCATGGCGTTGTGCATACCTTATGGGAGCGTGGGAGCTTCTTGAAGGAAATCAGTCAGACAATGAGGGAACTGCAAAAGGTCTCGAAACAATGATGATGGGGATGACAACAGAAATGATGCTCTCATATATAGATATTATGACAGATTCTATGTTGGCACAGAATGATGAATTTACTCTTAACCTTAAGATTACTGATACGAATGAAGAATTCTTTACTATCAGAAGAGATGGTATTCTTCTTGTTTATAAGGGTGAATCAAAAAGTAATGTAGACTGTTCAATTAGTTTGAACCGTCTTCAGTTCTTATCTCTTATATTTGGTAAAAAAGAAGTTATAGATCAGATTGTTGTAACAGGTGATAAAACTGTACTATTACGTCTGTTAAAATATATGGCACCACCAACGACTTCTTTTAATATAATAGAACCATAAGGTGAAAAGAACAGTGCTTAGAAAGAAAAAAGGAGATGCAGTTACCTTCCTTAAAACTGCAAATACCATAACCATATTAGTTATTATCCTTGCAACAGCTACGGCTAGAATGGGAGAAACTTTACTTTTTCGTAGAGTGATTTTTACCTTTCATATGCCAATTTTCTTTCTGCTGTGTGGGCTCGAACTTATTACACATAAGGAGGAAGGGAAAAAAGGATGGTGCGATTTTCTGCGTAGAATGGCTCTTTTCTTTGTTTTTCCTTACTTTTTATGGTCATTGATTTATTCAAATTTTTCGTATAAAAACTTAATTTGGTTACTATATGGTTCGTATGAATCTTTAATTAGAGCTGGTACACTTCCTATATTATGGTTTTTTCCTTGTATGTTTATGGCCAGAATTATATCAGAGAGGGTTATTGTTTTTACTTTGAGTTTTGCTTCTATGAAGAGATTTACTTTGCCGTTATTTACTGTACTTTTATTTATAGTAGGTATCTTTCTTCCAAAGATTGGGAATCTTTCTTATCCTTGGTGTATCAATATAGCTTTTACTGCCGCAGGTTTCATGTTGGTAGGATATTCTATAAAGCCACTGATTGAAAAAGTAGCAAAGAATCTGCTGAGTACAGTTTTAATATTTATATTTTCGGCTACTGTATTTATTGCAGGAAGTGTTTTAAGAGCAGAAAGTCTTGAAATGGTATTGCTAAGAAGTGGAGATTATGGAAATATAATTTGGTTTTTTGTAAACTCTTTTTCAGGTTGTTTGCTTGTACTTAGTATTTCATCTCTTATTAGCCGTAATTGGGAAAAGAATGAACCGGTAATAAGTGAGCAAAACGAAGAGGGAATTAACCGTGTTACTATGGGAATTTTAGTAATTCATATGCCTCTTTTGCAACAGGTGATTTTACCGCTTCTTGGACTTATCCCTTTTGCTATTCCAAAAATATTGATTTTTCCAATAGGTATGATTATGACTAAGTTTATTTCGGGATATCTTATTAAAGTTATTGCTCGATATGTGCCACAGCTTTTTGGCATTTTTCCTAATGAGCAGATGGCAACAATAAATCTCGAAGATATTTAAAGATTTTTAGTATAAAAAATTGTGAGATTTTAAAACTATATATTTAATATTTTATACAAGAGTGTAATTAACATAGATATTAGGATAAAGTATTTTTGAATTTTTATAGTATAGACTAAAAATTGTAAGGAATGTAAAATAGTATGGAAAAAGATTTTGAAAAGAATGATGATATATGAATTGATGTGAGAGTATATTACTAAAATTAGTTTGAGAGTAATGTAATCTACATAGCTACTAAAATATAAATTACAATATATCTTTCTAAGGAGAGTTGACTTTTTTGTGATTTTTGGTATTATGTGGTTAAGATTATAATTCTTTAGAGGTTAAGTAAATCTCACATATTAGAATGCAAATAAAAAAGCAAGGCTGGCGAACCTTGCTTTTTATGTTGCTAAAATACAAGTCAAAATTTATAAACATTGACAAAAACTATTTGTGGCTTTATAATCTAATTGTAGTATAAATTGATAAATAATGTAATCTATATAGGTATTAGGAGTAAAACTTATAAACAACAAAAAATATATATAATTTTAAGTGTGAAATTAATTTAGATGGAGGGAGATAGAATTCTCACCTCTTTACTTATATATTATAATATGAAAGATTTTTGTAGTAAAAAAGAAAAAATAAACTAGCTTTTATTTATAAGGTTTGGAGGAAGTAATGAATATAAATTGGTATCCAGGTCATATGAAAAAGACTATGG from Parvimonas micra encodes:
- a CDS encoding acyltransferase family protein, translated to MLRKKKGDAVTFLKTANTITILVIILATATARMGETLLFRRVIFTFHMPIFFLLCGLELITHKEEGKKGWCDFLRRMALFFVFPYFLWSLIYSNFSYKNLIWLLYGSYESLIRAGTLPILWFFPCMFMARIISERVIVFTLSFASMKRFTLPLFTVLLFIVGIFLPKIGNLSYPWCINIAFTAAGFMLVGYSIKPLIEKVAKNLLSTVLIFIFSATVFIAGSVLRAESLEMVLLRSGDYGNIIWFFVNSFSGCLLVLSISSLISRNWEKNEPVISEQNEEGINRVTMGILVIHMPLLQQVILPLLGLIPFAIPKILIFPIGMIMTKFISGYLIKVIARYVPQLFGIFPNEQMATINLEDI